TTCTTCAATTCTTTCTCAACCTTTTCCAGAGCATCAAACATCATGGCTTCTGCACCAAGATCATCACTGAGACCTCTCCTGAAAGAGTACATGGGAATTAGATCAAGAGACGAAACGTACAGTATAACAACGAACTCGTGCACTTGGCAATAGACATCAGATCAATGCCACAGGTTTCAGGCATAAGAATGAATGCATGAGCAATGAATACCCCCAAAATGTAATTCCCTACAATTTGGAATGAACAAATCCATAACAGAGCCATACAACAAACTTTTGTTGGTTAGAGAACATCTGAGACCAGACTAATGGAGGCCAAAGGCCAAAAAGTCTGTACAAGTTGACATGAGAATTGAAAAAGAccggaaaaaaataaaaataaaaagaagaaccAAGGGCTAAGCCATTTTAGCTTTTATACATGTACATGAACTGGAGACTTATAGATTTTTTGTTCAATTTCGGtggattatttatttgtttaagcCTATATTGATCGATACTGGTCAAAGTTTCTAAGTCTTGTCAATTTTGGAACCCTTGAAAATCAAATATTCATGATACCGCAACCGTTAATATGCCAAGGAGAGAAATGTTGACAATGCATTGCTCAGGTAGACAAGGAATCCAAGTTCATGGAAGAGGAACATACTTAATCCGGATATCCTTCAATGCCAGCAAGTATGATCTGGCATCTGGGATGTCCTGGGTTTTTGTCTGAATGGTGTATTTGATTCGCTGTGATTCAGAGAATAAATCTGCCCTGcaaggaagaaaaaagagagttAAGATTGTAACTCACACAGAATTCACATGCACATATTTTAGTGATAGCATGTTCTAATATATACACATGGTCCTATGTTATGTGATAAAAGCTTATATCTTAGTGACAACCTACAAATGTGTCTTTGAGTTCTAACTTATATTTTTAATGAGGAAAGATGAAAGATAAAAGGATGCCTCAAAAAATGAAGCATGGAacacaataataaaataagagtccTATATGTATCGTTCTCGAAAGCCATTTTCCTAGAAAATGGTATATTGTACACAGAACAAAAATGACATTAGTGTTTCCTCATTTAATAGTTGAAGCCATGAAATACTTGTTTCttattattgattaattttatccaTTTCCAGTTTATTGGCCCCAAATGAAAAGCCAAATTGTGAGTCCCAGAAGAATATTTATGATTATAATACAATACCATCACTCTCCAGCAATGCTCCTTGAATTCACCTAGAACAAAATTGTTCCAAACAAATTGCACAGAATGCAGAGAGTGAATTTCATTAAGCAAAGTGTATAGAAAGGAAAAGGACCTTCAAAAGAAGTAACTAAAAACAGGAAAGGCCAAACAATAATATGTAAGTGGTGAATGATATCTATATACAATTTAAGATGCACAAAATTCAACAGCCCATAGTCCTCATCCTTCATTAGAATATTATTTTTGAGCTAGTCAGTATAAACGAGGCAGGGGTATTTGATTAATATACTCGGATGATAAAATGACCCAGCTACCTCTCTGCACCAGTTAACACAGAGAATGATAAGATTCAACAGTCAACTCATAAGTAGCCACAGAGGATTTAACTAGAAAATGTGGTAATCATGAAAAAACACTCACTTCTCTCTTGCCATTTTCATGACCTTAGCATATTGAGCTACAGCAGCAGGGTCATCTGGATCAATTGTGATCTTCTCTTTTCGGAAAACATCCAAAGCTGTCTCAAACTTCTTTTTCACTTCCAAAAATATGTTCTTCAGCATTTCTTTGGCACccacagaaaaagaaatagacATTAACAATTAAATGAcaagaaattcaagaacaatTTGCACATAGAGAAGTTAATACACCACTCATGTAGCTTCATTGcccgtatatatatatatatatatccgtGATTCAATTCTCTACATAATTTATGCATAATTCCTTAAAGACATAACTACAACTGTTTGATAGACATAAACCAAACTTCATAGATATATCTCTCCCTCTTTCTCACAAATTGAGCGTATTTTGCCTCACCATCTCCCTTCAGAGCAGGCCGAGCAGCCTCTTTTGCAAAGTGACGAACAGGAATAGCATGCCCCTGGTGTAAAATACTTTGACTGCCAAGCACCTGTAACAACGAAGGGGTACAAAAAGAAACCCGACATTAAGCAGCTGATTCAATGATCATTACGCCTCTAAACAAACATTTTCCCACTATGCACAGACAACCATTCCCAAACAATGCATCTAACATTTAAAATCTTTAACAAAGCCCCATTAATATTAGAAATATCCACAGCAACCTACATACTTTACATCATCATCCAAAGAAACCCTAAAATCCCAGATCCCGAAACCATCAAAAAACAGCAAATTACAAAAGGCAAGAATAGGGAGAAATTGACAAAGGTTTCACCATTATCAGGATCCATAAGAGTATTGGGCAAAAACAAGCTCCAGTTCCGTATAGAAAACGGAAGAACAAAAATCAAAACAGCGACACAAAACGATATTCACATGACTCATAAATATGAAACATGAACAATCAGATAAGTGAAAATTAGGGTAACCTGAACCGATCCAGGGCGGAAAAGGGCAAACCTGCTTGGATTTGGACAAGAGACGAGAAGAGAAAGCCATGATGGGGAGCTCAGATTGCGCCTTTCTTCGGATGCTTCGATGAATGGTTCGAGGATTAGAAGTCAGATTATATGAGGGAGCCCTGGTTTGAGGTTTGAGGAAGAGACCGTCTATGCGAAGCGGAGGGGAGCTCTGCTAGAAATGTTTCGGTGGAACCTGCTCCTCATTACTCGCTCTACTTCTAAATCACCACCGTTAGATTGTTTTAACACTCCTTTTCTAAATGGATGGATCTGATCTACTGAATGGACAACCAGGGCAATCAACCCCTTTTTTTACTCTCTTTTTCCACCCCCCTTTTTTCtgtttatttatacaaaatgttagaataagttttattttcacttctgaaattaaaatttgtttaaataaagCACATAATGTTAATAAGTTAACAATGAACTACGTCTTTATATAGTTGTAAATAATATTAACATCTCGTTGagttcttaaaattttggtaaaaaattagaaatgttatacttttttatacTCTTATTCTACatattattagataaatatagAATTCCatctcatattttttttttttttttgtaaaactaaTGATTTAGATCAACATCTACTAATGAATCAGAGTTGTAGAGTAagatttttattgaaaaatgtaGAATATTAGAAATAATATTAGATTATCACAAGAATTGGGAATCATTATTTTCTTGATTGCCTTCTAACTTTTTCAATCAATTccaatgttatattttttttgttcaacGAATTTTGGGTAGAATCTTAATCTTTAATCTCAAGAAAAGGGCTATGGGCCAATTAGCTTGCTCAAGCCAGATTATCACGCCAATTTTCATGATTGATTTTAACGAAAAAtatgttatttctaaaacagtttcaaagtttaagggtatttggaataaaatttagaaaaaataaaagtctTTTTGTAGTCGAAAATAATTGAAATGTCTATCCAAAATTTAGGACTACTtcatataatttcaatttttttttcattttttcttattattcttTGAATatcagtttttaaaatttatgagacgatctttatttaattaaggtATAAGCTATTGACAAATTCTCTTTACacattattgaactaaaaaagacATTCATATATTTGTTTTATATGAAGAGtgttgaaagtttaaaaatataacattactAATAGTTTTAAGgactaaaatataaattaaaacaaaaatatatagtaattttatttattacttaGCTTATAGTGCCTAAGATTAAACTTACAATACAATGCAAATTGTTTGTTATAATAGTCATGCCAATCAAATGCAAATATCAGTGAATTATGACAAGAAGAATAGTGAATATTGAGTTTAGGATTCTTACTTCAATAAAAATGtcattaatgtaattaaaaaaattgtatctTTTCCATGAGAATCAACATTCTATCATAGTAAATTAAACATTATCCAATTCAATAAACCAAAGAACTCAAATTTACAAGATAATACATCAAATTTACTAAGATAAAAAATctgtaaataaaaaaattaaaaccctGTTTAGATAAccattttactttttgttttttgtttttgaaaattaagtctatttcttccgtatttttttaataatgatttacattttctttatagttgaattcttagtcaaattcaaaaaacaaaaacaagtttttaaaaactactttttttaattttcaaaatttaacttggttttttaaaccataggtagaaagtagataacaaaagaagaaattttgagattggCTTTAGGTCTTGTATCAAAATGCTACCACGGGTTTGGGAGAAAATCGCATATGATGATCCAAAAAGCTTTGCATAGCTGAGCCTGGTTTCAGAACTATGAAAAGAATTATAGTTACAACACTAGCAGCAGAAAATCCTACTTTCTACACCATTCATTTCtctgtttattatatatttataagtttaaattataaaaaatactcttaaattttgtcatttattaaaaaattatttatactatttcaaaaattacaataatactTGACTTTAACCTTCCATAAAGGTTTTAAAGCTATCTATAGAGTAGAAATTCTTTATAACATTGGCAGCAAATTACTGTGACAATGACGCGAAACAAGATGATCATCACTAGAATGTTTGTCTCGATTATGTATCAAGAACAACATTTAAACACGTCGACTTTTTGTCCAACACTCCAATGGTTTCTTCTTTAAGtacaatttttaaatgtttatgaaaattcaagaataatATTATAACTTTTGAAGACtatggatattttttaaacattaaaaaaagttctaaagtatacatatatatatatataatttagcctatatttaataaatacatGAATTCTATAATATTTTATCCAACAAATACAGAATCTGTAAGAAAGTAAACAGGAAGAGCTAAAAGCCTAATTCTTTTTTCCAGAAGGGCTAAAGCAGAAATATCACGAACAAAGGGCTTGTAATAGAAGGTATGCTAGGATCAATTGTCAAGCAAACTAAGAGTTTTTACACATTCTAAGTTTTCTTTAACCTGAAACTATCCAGTTTCTATTGAATCATTCATATATACAGATGACGATCCTACACTTCTGCAGCAAATGATTTCCCACAACCACAAGTTTGTGTAGCATTTGGGTTCTTGAAAGAGAAGCCCCCACCAATAAGTGCGTCGCTGTAGTCCAATTGCATTCCAAACAAGAAAAGTAGGCTCTTGGGATCACATACTACAAAACAAGAAGAGTGGGAAGTTTGTATCAAAAGTTCAAGCTAAAAGTGAAATCAAATTCGTCTCCGAGGCTACAACTTGAAAGGCCATagaggaaaaatgacaaaacgatACTTTCTTAGTTCACTAGATGATGCTTACTTTTCTTAATCAACAGAGTAGAGAGCAGTtaccaatgattttttttttcttcttttaaagtACAATGAACGTGAAAATTCAAACCAAATACTTCTAGGTTACTAACACATTCTATATAACAATTAAACTAGGCTCATTTTGGCAATTTTCGAGGAATTGAAATAACATACAAGTTTATGTTGAACAGTATACATTAAAGACAAGTATATTTGACATAAGTAGTTGCGCAACCTGCTTATCACTTGGCATAAGAAATTGCTCGTATCTAATAATTCAAGTCATTGAGATTTGAGTCTCCAAGAGAAGTGATGGATTATGAACTCTGGAGTAAAATTATTTGGGTAGAGTCCTTCAAATTTAAGGCATGTGGTTCATGTAATTTTCATCCAAGAAACATTGAAAACTTGCCCTCTACCATTGCAAGGGAAAGAACGTATCCAAAAGTATGCAAACTAAGTATGCAAACTAGATTTAGTgcccgtttggattgacttgaggaaaaagagtttttcaaaaaacatactttatttaaacacttttgataaacaCCGATTAAAATtcacttgaaaaactattttgagtggctgccaaacactctaatttcttccaaaatgacttattttttaaattaaacatttgaaaatgtattctaaCACACCCTTAGACACTTCActgttttctttttgaactaaGAGAGATTATGAACTATAGAGTAAAATTATTCTTGTAGAGTATGTACAAAGAGTAAGCTTCTTTTATCCTAAGAAAAATTGAGAACTTGCcctctaccattccacactacCAATCCAAAAATATGCAAAACTAGACTTAGATATTCCACTGTTTTGGAGCTCATTGACAAATTACCCCCCACCCACGCAAAAGTGTGTGTATAAATAAAGCAAATGATCATCTACAAGTATAATGCATTCAGAAAGGATTTCTTCAAACATTTGCACTATTACTAAAAACCTCACTAGAAATTCATAGTGAAAAAAGCAAAAACTGTAACTCTTACCTATCACAAAACCATTATATTCTATAATTGAGTCATCAGGTCTAGCATTTGCCCTGTTCTCAAACTCCATAGTGTAGGACATACCAGAGCATCCACCCTGTCTGACACCAATTCTTAAGCATAAATCTTCATTACGTTCAGATCTCATTTTATTCAAGTGTTTCAATGCATTATCGGTTAATGAGATAGCCGGTGCTATACCCTCGGTTGCTGGCGCAGCTGTTTAATCACAATTTACATATTAAAAACATAAGATGAAAAGGCAAACTTTGATAATAAAACATGATATACTCATCATATTTCATATGCAAAAACTGAAATACAAGATTCAGTAGGTTTTATATTTCGTTCTGCCGTAGGCCGCAAAGGGAGAGTGtcataaaacaaataatattaCACCTGAATATGTCTAAGGGCATGTCTGGAGTTATTtttttgaaagagttaaaatcattttttcatGTTCAAAATCACTTAATACATGCTTTTGAATCAAAATTTGGTGATatgaaaataacatttaaaaatgaaaaactaaattgatttttaatgtaaaagatatattttggagtgattttgattATGACAAAAATGATTTCAACAATTTCAAAGTCACTCCCAAACACacataaaaagaatgaattatcAATGCTATCGAACACGAGAAATAATGGTCATCTTTTCCCCCACATGAAGATCAGTCCATCCTAATCATTTGAGCATTAGTAcaaaagaaagatgcaaactcatggtttgtataTCACCAAACTCACAAACAACTCATTAGTTCAAGTTTGCGGGGAAATTTATTTTCCATGTCACTCAACAAGAAAACCCCCAAAATTCTGCTACTTAATTTCAATAAGAGACTTCCACCAGCTAACAATTTCGATTCCAAGCAAACACTAAATCGATCCTACgttaaataattagaaaaataactCGAACCCTGACGTTCTTCACAAATTCAcagttccaatccaatccaaagGGGAAAAAAGTCCTGGTTAATTTCACGCAAACAATACGACGATGAACTACGGTGATATAGTCAAGTATAATAACCAAAGAGAAAGGAGGAATAcagaaggaaaaataaaaaaagagagcGTACCTGGGACTGAAACCGATCGAATCGATAAGGATTTCCTCCGGCTGAATTTCGTAGGAGAATATCGAAAGGAAATTGAACTTTGAGGTGCAGAACTTTGAGGAAGGGCTCGCAGGTGAAGGATAGGGGTGCATTTCATGGTAATCGAAGAGAACGCCATCGGAGAAATCCGGTTATGCTGCCGCGATTAGTCCGGCGAACGGTGAACGGCGACCGGTGAATATGCGAACCTCGTCTTTGACCAGTCGGTAGTGTTTGTGAATTGGGATCGTGCGGTCAAGATATATTATTTGCGTTGAGATCGAGTGATTCAGATATTT
The nucleotide sequence above comes from Benincasa hispida cultivar B227 chromosome 3, ASM972705v1, whole genome shotgun sequence. Encoded proteins:
- the LOC120072720 gene encoding probable ATP synthase 24 kDa subunit, mitochondrial, whose amino-acid sequence is MAFSSRLLSKSKQVLGSQSILHQGHAIPVRHFAKEAARPALKGDEMLKNIFLEVKKKFETALDVFRKEKITIDPDDPAAVAQYAKVMKMAREKADLFSESQRIKYTIQTKTQDIPDARSYLLALKDIRIKRGLSDDLGAEAMMFDALEKVEKELKKPLMRNDKKGMSILMAEFDKINQKLGIRREDLPKYEEQLELKISKAQLEELKKDALEAMETQKKREEFKDEEMVDTKSLDVRNFL
- the LOC120072529 gene encoding iron-sulfur assembly protein IscA, chloroplastic, giving the protein MAFSSITMKCTPILHLRALPQSSAPQSSISFRYSPTKFSRRKSLSIRSVSVPAAPATEGIAPAISLTDNALKHLNKMRSERNEDLCLRIGVRQGGCSGMSYTMEFENRANARPDDSIIEYNGFVIVCDPKSLLFLFGMQLDYSDALIGGGFSFKNPNATQTCGCGKSFAAEV